NNNNNNNNNNNNNNNNNNNNNNNNNNNNNNNNNNNNNNNNNNNNNNNNNNNNNNNNNNNNNNNNNNNNNNNNNNNNNNNNNNNNNNNNNNNNNNNNNNNNNNNNNNNNNNNNNNNNNNNNNNNNNNNNNNNNNNNNNNNNNNNNNNNNNNNNNNNNNNNNNNNNNNNNNNNNNNNNNNNNNNNNNNNNNNNNNNNNNNNNNNNNNNNNNNNNNNNNNNNNNNNNNNNNNNNNNNNNNNNNNNNNNNNNNNNNNNNNNNNNNNNNNNNNNNNNNNNNNNNNNNNNNNNNNNNNNNNNNNNNNNNNNNNNNNNNNNNNNNNNNNNNNNNNNNNNNNNNNNNNNNNNNNNNNNNNNNNNNNNNNNNNNNNNNNNNNNNNNNNNNNNNNNNNNNNNNNNNNNNNNNNNNNNNNNNNNNNNNNNNNNNNNNNNNNNNNNNNNNNNNNNNNNNNNNNNNNNNNNNNNNNNNNNNNNNNNNNNNNNNNNNNNNNNNNNNNNNNNNNNNNNNNNNNNNNNNNNNNNNNNNNNNNNNNNNNNNNNNNNNNNNNNNNNTAATTACTCTGATGGATAGCcacaaaatttggaaaagagCCAAAGAGTAGAATcaattataacaaaagaaattgcACATAAgccaataataacaaaaatgagaaaaagaagaagataaagaaagaataCACAGACAGAACGAAACGCAGAATCTCCTGAATATTCACCTTTTAGTAATCAAagcatcaaaaagaaaaagaaaaagaagatcttGACATCAAAAAAACAACttagaaagattaaaaacaTTACCATCAAACATAGGAATATATAAAAGCAGCAACCTTTAGGACCAAACCTATATGATTCTTTTTCACTCCTTTACCCATCTCTTCTCATAGAAGTTTAGGctgaagatatatatttatataaatataatacggtttctttttctcctttgtcCTCCTTAATTAATGCAAAGAGATATGATGAGTCTTGAGAGTAATGATCGTACCGCAGAGTTTTCAATGCTCAACAGTAACCGCTTCAGATACCTCAATGGACTTGTCGGCTCTGTCTTCATTCATCCTTGGAGATACAATCTCATGTGAATCTTCTGCATCAGCATTGGATGATACAGTCACTTGTGCTTCCTCTTCTACAGGATGTGAAGACTGGTTTACCGTTTCTGCATCTTTttcaactttctttttttcaggtttCACCTTCGCTGAGGTTGTGGCAGCTTTTGCTGGGGCGGGTTTTCCATCGGGAAGAGCTGTTTTCTGAGATGGCAATCTTGGAAGTGACTTACGCACTGGTTGTTTCTTGAGCTCAACTGTTGGCATAATTCCCTTAGCAGCTGAGTTATCTTTAGAAGCTCTCTCATCTAGGCTTAGCCTACCAATGCGAGGAGTTTGAGTTTCTTCACAATCCGCTCCAGAAGCAGTCTTCTTTCTCCCAAGTTTTGGAGATTTGGCTCTCGTTGGTGGTATCTTCTTGGACATTAACAACAGTTTCACATGAAATGTGAGTATTAGTACTTCAGTAAAAATTGAGATCCTGGTTGAGCTTCAGCAGAGAGGAGAAGTACCTTCTTTAACTCTGTTTTAGGCGGCTGAGGTTCTTGATAAAAGCTAGGCATGGGTGTGGCTTTGAAGTTCAAGCTCTTCCTTAGCATCCTAAGCTCAGCTTCTTGTGTTTCCTGCGAGAAAAGCAAGGATTTTATTAGAAGAGGCCGGGAATGTAAACACTGTGAAAAAAGAACATNCGCTTTTCATACACTTTGAATCATCTACATTTTCAACTTGTGTGCCCTacccaaaaaaaggaaaagcaaaacACAGATGTTAATTACAAATTACAAGTGGTTAATATGACAGAGTAGTAGATTGACCGTCCGGAAGATACAAACCTCAGTNTGAGTCTTCTCTTCAAGCTTGACATAGAACTGCACCATATGAAAGCagatatatgattatttataactaTGTTCTAGAGAGAGGTTAAGAATAATGAACCAAAATGTGaacctctcttctcttttcagcTCGTTGGTCGCATTTGAAACTGAAGCCATAATTTGGAAGTGCACCAACTTTACGAGGTTTTCCATCGTCTGCTTTCGGACTACTAAGAGACCATCAAGTCATATAATCAGcataactaataaaaatgaGAGGCAAATGCAGAAAGGCCCTAACTTTCCACAAGAAAGAAGAGCTGGTAAATATAAAGGTAAAAGTAATACTTAGAAGACTGAGTATCATCTTCAGATGTCTCATGGGCTTGTTTCTTTTGAGGCTTTGGTTTCACCTTGTCCCTGCATcaaaaagggaaagaaatttCCAGTTTCAATCATTGATTAGGGActaaaagagaaatgaaaagaCTTAGCACCAAGATCTGGATGCCATTATTGGCAAAATATTTTGGCTTTAGCAGTGTGAACACATGAGAACACCAATATGGAAAGAAACTCTGAATTCAAAAATGAGGACTCAATACCCGGCGGCAGTTTCAGCAGGTGCAGAGTCATACTTCCCTTGCTGATAAGAAAAACGAACAAATCAGAAACAATCATCGGCGGATCAGCAAGAAAGAAGATCACACACACATAAGCCTAAGCCAAAGCAAAGAAACCTAGATGCAAAAAGTGAGGGATGATTACCTTTGTGACTTGAGCCTCTCTNNNNNNNNNNNNNNNNNNNNNNNNNNNNNNNNNNNNNNNNNNNNNNNNNNNNNNNNNNNNNNNNNNNNNNNNNNNNNNNNNNNNNNNNNNNNNNNNNNNNNNNNNNNNNNNNNNNNNNNNNNNNNNNNNNNNNNNNNNNNNNNNNNNNNNNNNNNNNNNNNNNNNNNNNNNNNNNNNNNNNNNNNNNNNNNNNNNNNNNNNNNNNNNNNNNNNNNNNNNNNNNNNNNNNNNNNNNNNNNNNNNNNNNNNNNNNNNNNNNNNNNNNNNNNNNNNNNNNNNNNNNNNNNNNNNNNNNNNNNNNNNNNNNNNNNNNNNNNNNNNNNNNNNNNNNNNNNNNNNNNNNNNNNNNNNNNNNNNNNNNNNNNNNNNNNNNNNNNNNNNNNNNNNNNNNNNNNNNNNNNNNNNNNNNNNNNNNNNNNNNNNNNNNNNNNNNNNNNNNNNNNNNNNNNNNNNNNNNNNNNNNNNNNNNNNNNNNNNNNNNNNNNNNNNNNNNNNNNNNNNNNNNNNNNNNNNNNNNNNNNNNNNNNNNNNNNNNNNNNNNNNNNNNNNNNNNNNNNNNNNNNNNNNNNNNNNNNNNNNNNNNNNNNNNNNNNNNNNNNNNNNNNNNNNNNNNNNNNNNNNNNNNNNNNNNNNNNNNNNNNNNNNNNNNNNNNNNNNNNNNNNNNNNNNNNNNNNNNNNNNNNNNNNNNNNNNNNNNNNNNNNNNNNNNNNNNNNNNNNNNNNNNNNNNNNNNNNNNNNNNNNNNNNNNNNNNNNNNNNNNNNNNNNNNNNNNNNNNNNNNNNNNNNNNNNNNNNNNNNNNNNNNNNNNNNNNNNNNNNNNNNNNNNNNNNNNNNNNNNNNNNNNNNNNNNNNNNNNNNNNNNNNNNNNNNNNNNNNNNNNNNNNNNNNNNNNNNNNNNNNNNNNNNNNNNNNNNNNNNNNNNNNNNNNNNNNNNNNNNNNNNNNNNNNNNNNNNNNNNNNNNNNNNNNNNNNNNNNNNNNNNNNNNNNNNNNNNNNNNNNNNNNNNNNNNNNNNNNNNNNNNNNNNNNNNNNNNNNNNNNNNNNNNNNNNNNNNNNNNNNNNNNNNNNNNNNNNNNNNNNNNNNNNNNNNNNNNNNNNNNNNNNNNNNNNNNNNNNNNNNNNNNNNNNNNNNNNNNNNNNNNNNNNNNNNNNNNNNNNNNNNNNNNNNNNNNNNNNNNNNNNNNNNNNNNNNNNNNNNNNNNNNNNNNNNNNNNNNNNNNNNNNNNNNNNNNNNNNNNNNNNNNNNNNNNNNNNNNNNNNNNNNNNNNNNNNNNNNNNNNNNNNNNNNNNNNNNNNNNNNNNNNNNNNNNNNNNNNNNNNNNNNNNNNNNNNNNNNNNNNNNNNNNNNNNNNNNNNNNNNNNNNNNNNNNNNNNNNNNNNNNNNNNNNNNNNNNNNNNNNNNNNNNNNNNNNNNNNNNNNNNNNNNNNNNNNNNNNNNNNNNNNNNNNNNNNNNNNNNNNNNNNNNNNNNNNNNNNNNNNNNNNNNNNNNNNNNNNNNNNNNNNNNNNNNNNNNNNNNNNNNNNNNNNNNNNNNNNNNNNNNNNNNNNNNNNNNNNNNNNNNNNNNNNNNNNNNNNNNNNNNNNNNNNNNNNNNNNNNNNNNNNNNNNNNNNNNNNNNNNNNNNNNNNNNNNNNNNNNNNNNNNNNNNNNNNNNNNNNNNNNNNNNNNNNNNNNNNNNNNNNNNNNNNNNNNNNNNNNNNNNNNNNNNNNNNNNNNNNNNNNNNNNNNNNNNNNNNNNNNNNNNNNNNNNNNNNNNNNNNNNNNNNNNNNNNNNNNNNNNNNNNNNNNNNNNNNNNNNNNNNNNNNNNNNNNNNNNNNNNNNNNNNNNNNNNNNNNNNNNNNNNNNNNNNNNNNNNNNNNNNNNNNNNNNNNNNNNNNNNNNNNNNNNNNNNNNNNNNNNNNNNNNNNNNNNNNNNNNNNNNNNNNNNNNNNNNNNNNNNNNNNNNNNNNNNNNNNNNNNNNNNNNNNNNNNNNNNNNNNNNNNNNNNNNNNNNNNNNNNNNNNNNNNNNNNNNNNNNNNNNNNNNNNNNNNNNNNNNNNNNNNNNNNNNNNNNNNNNNNNNNNNNNNNNNNNNNNNNNNNNNNNNNNNNNNNNNNNNNNNNNNNNNNNNNNNNNNNNNNNNNNNNNNNNNNNNNNNNNNNNNNNNNNNNNNNNNNNNNNNNNNNNNNNNNNNNNNNNNNNNNNNNNNNNNNNNNNNNNNNNNNNNNNNNNNNNNNNNNNNNNNNNNNNNNNNNNNNNNNNNNNNNNNNNNNNNNNNNNNNNNNNNNNNNNNNNNNNNNNNNNNNNNNNNNNNNNNNNNNNNNNNNNNNNNNNNNNNNNNNNNNNNNNNNNNNNNNNNNNNNNNNNNNNNNNNNNNNNNNNNNNNNNNNNNNNNNNNNNNNNNNNNNNNNNNNNNNNNNNNNNNNNNNNNNNNNNNNNNNNNNNNNNNNNNNNNNNNNNNNNNNNNNNNNNNNNNNNNNNNNNNNNNNNNNNNNNNNNNNNNNNNNNNNNNNNNNNNNNNNNNNNNNNNNNNNNNNNNNNNNNNNNNNNNNNNNNNNNNNNNNNNNNNNNNNNNNNNNNNNNNNNNNNNNNNNNNNNNNNNNNNNNNNNNNNNNNNNNNNNNNNNNNNNNNNNNNNNNNNNNNNNNNNNNNNNNNNNNNNNNNNNNNNNNNNNNNNNNNNNNNNNNNNNNNNNNNNNNNNNNNNNNNNNNNNNNNNNNNNNNNNNNNNNNNNNNNNNNNNNNNNNNNNNNNNNNNNNNNNNNNNNNNNNNNNNNNNNNNNNNNNNNNNNNNNNNNNNNNNNNNNNNNNNNNNNNNNNNNNNNNNNNNNNNNNNNNNNNNNNNNNNNNNNNNNNNNNNNNNNNNNNNNNNNNNNNNNNNNNNNNNNNNNNNNNNNNNNNNNNNNNNNNNNNNNNNNNNNNNNNNNNNNNNNNNNNNNNNNNNNNNNNNNNNNNNNNNNNNNNNNNNNNNNNNNNNNNNNNNNNNNNNNNNNNNNNNNNNNNNNNNNNNNNNNNNNNNNNNNNNNNNNNNNNNNNNNNNNNNNNNNNNNNNNNNNNNNNNNNNNNNNNNNNNNNNNNNNNNNNNNNNNNNNNNNNNNNNNNNNNNNNNNNNNNNNNNNNNNNNNNNNNNNNNNNNNNNNNNNNNNNNNNNNNNNNNNNNNNNNNNNNNNNNNNNNNNNNNNNNNNNNNNNNNNNNNNNNNNNNNNNNNNNNNNNNNNNNNNNNNNNNNNNNNNNNNNNNNNNNNNNNNNNNNNNNNNNNNNNNNNNNNNNNNNNNNNNNNNNNNNNNNNNNNNNNNNNNNNNNNNNNNNNNNNNNNNNNNNNNNNNNNNNNNNNNNNNNNNNNNNNNNNNNNNNNNNNNNNNNNNNNNNNNNNNNNNNNNNNNNNNNNNNNNNNNNNNNNNNNNNNNNNNNNNNNNNNNNNNNNNNNNNNNNNNNNNNNNNNNNNNNNNNNNNNNNNNNNNNNNNNNNNNNNNNNNNNNNNNNNNNNNNNNNNNNNNNNNNNNNNNNNNNNNNNNNNNNNNNNNNNNNNNNNNNNNNNNNNNNNNNNNNNNNNNNNNNNNNNNNNNNNNNNNNNNNNNNNNNNNNNNNNNNNNNNNNNNNNNNNNNNNNNNNNNNNNNNNNNNNNNNNNNNNNNNNNNNNNNNNNNNNNNNNNNNNNNNNNNNNNNNNNNNNNNNNNNNNNNNNNNNNNNNNNNNNNNNNNNNNNNNNNNNNNNNNNNNNNNNNNNNNNNNNNNNNNNNNNNNNNNNNNNNNNNNNNNNNNNNNNNNNNNNNNNNNNNNNNNNNNNNNNNNNNNNNNNNNNNNNNNNNNNNNNNNNNNNNNNNNNNNNNNNNNNNNNNNNNNNNNNNNNNNNNNNNNNNNNNNNNNNNNNNNNNNNNNNNNNNNNNNNNNNNNNNNNNNNNNNNNNNNNNNNNNNNNNNNNNNNNNNNNNNNNNNNNNNNNNNNNNNNNNNNNNNNNNNNNNNNNNNNNNNNNNNNNNNNNNNNNNNNNNNNNNNNNNNNNNNNNNNNNNNNNNNNNNNNNNNNNNNNNNNNNNNNNNNNNNNNNNNNNNNNNNNNNNNNNNNNNNNNNNNNNNNNNNNNNNNNNNNNNNNNNNNNNNNNNNNNNNNNNNNNNNNNNNNNNNNNNNNNNNNNNNNNNNNNNNNNNNNNNNNNNNNNNNNNNNNNNNNNNNNNNNNNNNNNNNNNNNNNNNNNNNNNNNNNNNNNNNNNNNNNNNNNNNNNNNNNNNNNNNNNNNNNNNNNNNNNNNNNNNNNNNNNNNNNNNNNNNNNNNNNNNNNNNNNNNNNNNNNNNNNNNNNNNNNNNNNNNNNNNNNNNNNNNNNNNNNNNNNNNNNNNNNNNNNNNNNNNNNNNNNNNNNNNNNNNNNNNNNNNNNNNNNNNNNNNNNNNNNNNNNNNNNNNNNNNNNNNNNNNNNNNNNNNNNNNNNNNNNNNNNNNNNNNNNNNNNNNNNNNNNNNNNNNNNNNNNNNNNNNNNNNNNNNNNNNNNNNNNNNNNNNNNNNNNNNNNNNNNNNNNNNNNNNNNNNNNNNNNNNNNNNNNNNNNNNNNNNNNNNNNNNNNNNNNNNNNNNNNNNNNNNNNNNNNNNNNNNNNNNNNNNNNNNNNNNNNNNNAAGTGTCCTACCATTTTCCCAACTAGTTGAGTTTGATGCGTtttctattgaatttgtttataataactgaaataactattttctttaGTAGAAAAGTGGTAACAACTTAAAGTATAATTATGCTGATTAACACTGAGGtggtgaaagagagagagagagtgattaGAGAGTAAGCAAAGTGATTAGACACCAAAACCACTTTTATTAAGAGACAAGTTGGTCCAGTGATTAGGGTAAGATACAAGTACAACAGTGACATCTTTCCTTTCTTGCTGCTTCTCAAAACTTTCTCATTCCATCATCTCTACTCTGTCTCTATCTAATCCTAATTTCATTATGTTTatcttttatcattttcatataatatatttgaatgACTAATTCGTaacattttttagaaaaaatatatttttttattaatgcttttatttttacaagaaattaaaattaatgaaaatattatctatatacatatttatttaagtatTAGTACTAATCGTTTCCATTACTTTCGCATATTCTTATACTAATTTAGGCATATCCTCTTATNNNNNNNNNNNNNNNNNNNNNNNNNNNNNNNNNNNNNNNNNNNNNNNNNNNNNNNNNNNNAATGACAAAAcggttttaatatttattacagCGGCTATTTATTCTAAATCTAAGTACCACGTCATTACATTAATTACGGTTATTCTGAGGCTCccttttttaaattttaatcgtgtttttttttttaaatcgtgTGTTTGTGGGGGAGTTTTAAAAGcaaactcttacaatttttatttttttaacctcaATTAAACTCGTATAATTAAAAAgacatttaaaaaacaaaaacatatgaaaaactttggattaaaagaaaaaaaaaNNNNNNNNNNNNNNNaaaaaaaaaaaaaaaaaaaaaacattaagtgGGAACCAAGTCCAGATTTATAAAATGAAACCCCGGAATTAGGGGGTTTAAGATATAGTTTAGAttgcttttatgttttgattttaaattagtACAAAAAtgtgagaatgagagagagagacatgaccttctcattttcttaatcaaaaacGGTGGTATAAAACTTTTTCGTCATTAGTTCTGCTTTTATGcacatatatatcatcatccCCCACATTGTTATActattatactcttcttcttacaTGGGACCTTTTATTCATCTACTTTAATTAACACCCTTTAATCTCCCATATATTAGAGGCCAGCTCATGGAATCTTCATTATTTCTTATTTGTCCACATAAACTAACGAccttaattataatataatgatCATGTTTTCTAAAGTTTAACACATATAATACTTCAAAAATTCTACCCATGTTTGTAGTCTAGTGGTTTTGTTCTACTTATTGCtttgtatcatcatcatatataactTGTGCTTAAATTTGAAAACGTGCgcgtgtgtgtgtgagagagaatTGTAGAcaatttttaagaaaacttatttcagatttataaataatatctttttgatatagaaaataaataatggtacatctattaaattttacaatattaCAAAGTTGTAATATATACGTATACTagtaagtaaattaattaacaagCACGCATTtcccattttataaatataaaatatgcaaGTGTGTTACTTATTTAAATACATGCACCCACATGTACACACCAAAAAGCTTGCGGTAGGCCAAGAACTAAATCAAACTAAAGTTAACTATACTTAATTTCGTTGACTACAAAGAAAGTAAATAGTTTATTAGTACTAGTAAGTACCCAACTAACAACGTTAACTAATCCGCCTACTTAGAAAGTGTTTCTCCAGAATctcaactcaaaaccaattttgTTCGTTGATTTTAGACTTCAATATTTGCATCTATAGTTGGATTTGAGAATACTGGAAATGAGCTTTTGCGTAGAATAAAGGGTGTTTACATATCGTCTAGATGTGATACCAAGAACACGCTTCTTAATATTTCAATTTGTAGCTTTTTGGTCACCTTAGCAAAACATGTTTGTTTAGCTTAGTGAAAAGTTGAATGTGGTTTCAGTATATGCTATATATCTCACGTTGCTAATtagttttataagtttttatttgcATCATCAAAAATTGTTGGGGTTTTCTACCTCAAACTTAGTgagattttttataaacaattcaTATAGTTGCGTAACAACTATCTCTCGTCGTTACATCCTCGACAACTCCTCACACatgcatagttttttttgtctctgacCTAGTGGTGACActattacaaatatatacacTACTTAGCTTCGGTAATGTGTGAACCATAATACATGTGTGTATGTATAAGAACTTCTTAATATTAAATACTAAGCATTTTAGGGGAAACAAGTGTCCTACCATTTTCCCAACTAGTTGAGTTTGATGCGTtttctattgaatttgtttataataactgaaataactattttctttaGTAGAAAAGTGGTAACAACTTAAAGTATAATTATGCTGATTAACACTGAGGtggtgaaagagagagagagagtgattaGAGAGTAAGCAAAGTGATTAGACACCAAAACCACTTTTATTAAGAGACAAGTTGGTCCAGTGATTAGGGTAAGATACAAGTACAACAGTGACATCTTTCCTTTCTTGCTGCTTCTCAAAACTTTCTCATTCCATCATCTCTACTCTGTCTCTATCTAATCCTAATTTCATTATGTTTatcttttatcattttcatataatatatttgaatgACTAATTCGTaacattttttagaaaaaatatatttttttattaatgcttttatttttacaagaaattaaaattaatgaaaatattatctatatacatatttatttaagtatTAGTACTAATCGTTTCCATTACTTTCGCATATTCTTATACTAATTTAGGCATATCCTCTTATGTGACATGGTATGACAATAGTCACACCACCTTGAGACTTGGATGTTCAAAAAACTTGGTGAAGTATGGTTGCTATCTGTGGGCAGTTTTTATTccagattttgattttatgttgGTCGGTGTGTATCGTTGTTGGAAGATTCGCTTTACCATCCATAATATCTGTTTTATCTTATCCAATTGAATGCGATTGTACTACCCTTTGATCACAttgtattttatatgataaatgaTAATGACTAgtagccaaaaaaaattagttgttaTACAAAACACACATGTTAGTATCTCTTTT
The sequence above is a segment of the Camelina sativa cultivar DH55 chromosome 10, Cs, whole genome shotgun sequence genome. Coding sequences within it:
- the LOC104720019 gene encoding protein WVD2-like 5, translating into MRKEAQVTKQGKYDSAPAETAAGDKVKPKPQKKQAHETSEDDTQSSNSPKADDGKPRKVGALPNYGFSFKCDQRAEKRREFYVKLEEKTXTECLHSRPLLIKSLLFSQETQEAELRMLRKSLNFKATPMPSFYQEPQPPKTELKKIPPTRAKSPKLGRKKTASGADCEETQTPRIGRLSLDERASKDNSAAKGIMPTVELKKQPVRKSLPRLPSQKTALPDGKPAPAKAATTSAKVKPEKKKVEKDAETVNQSSHPVEEEAQVTVSSNADAEDSHEIVSPRMNEDRADKSIEVSEAVTVEH